Proteins from a genomic interval of Lysobacter arenosi:
- a CDS encoding cupin domain-containing protein: MRSQFPSPDDYSAQTARFGGLTVVDVGALHATVTEAYRNDVLANVNGDCMRLSVFEGEYRWHRHPDSDELFLVVEGRLQIDLAGRETVELAPWQFIVVPAGTVHRTRAIGRTVNLTFEQQGARTEFLDEEG, from the coding sequence ATGAGGTCGCAGTTCCCCTCCCCGGATGACTACTCCGCGCAGACGGCCCGCTTCGGCGGGCTGACGGTCGTGGACGTCGGCGCGTTGCACGCGACCGTGACCGAGGCGTACCGCAACGATGTGCTGGCCAACGTCAATGGCGACTGCATGCGCTTGTCGGTGTTCGAGGGCGAGTATCGCTGGCACCGCCATCCCGATTCCGACGAACTGTTCCTCGTCGTCGAAGGCCGCCTGCAGATCGACCTCGCTGGACGCGAGACGGTCGAACTGGCGCCGTGGCAATTCATCGTCGTGCCCGCGGGCACCGTGCATCGCACACGGGCGATCGGCCGCACGGTGAACCTCACCTTCGAGCAGCAGGGCGCGCGTACCGAGTTCCTCGATGAGGAAGGCTGA
- a CDS encoding GlsB/YeaQ/YmgE family stress response membrane protein, with protein sequence MNFLIYLIVGGIAGWLASIVMRRDASQGIFLNIVVGILGGFLGGWFLPKLGLGFGGGWLGFLITAFIGAAALLLVINLLTRGRAR encoded by the coding sequence ATGAATTTCCTGATCTATCTCATCGTCGGTGGCATCGCCGGCTGGCTGGCCAGCATCGTGATGCGCCGTGACGCATCGCAAGGCATCTTCCTCAACATCGTCGTTGGCATCCTGGGTGGTTTCCTGGGCGGCTGGTTCCTGCCCAAGCTCGGGCTGGGATTCGGCGGCGGTTGGCTGGGTTTCCTGATCACCGCCTTCATCGGCGCGGCGGCGTTGCTGCTGGTCATCAACCTGCTCACGCGCGGCCGCGCGCGCTGA
- a CDS encoding DUF4019 domain-containing protein, with product MYETSHPSLDADHDIEPSALRDAGLRMALALDAGHGQQVWRAASVAVKELLSCDEFAHGVSARRKAAGKVRRREWHLVSRGISVQSGVNGLPPGVYACSEFTITFDDDRTGLEVVSFRLDEDGVWRFVGNHIEFREEPRPG from the coding sequence ATGTACGAGACCTCCCATCCATCGCTCGATGCCGACCACGACATCGAGCCGAGCGCGCTGCGCGATGCCGGCCTGCGGATGGCGCTTGCCCTCGATGCCGGTCACGGCCAACAGGTATGGCGTGCGGCGTCGGTTGCGGTCAAGGAACTGCTGAGCTGCGACGAGTTCGCGCATGGCGTGTCGGCGCGGCGGAAGGCCGCCGGAAAGGTGCGGCGTCGCGAATGGCACCTGGTCAGCCGTGGCATCAGTGTGCAGTCGGGCGTCAATGGCCTGCCGCCGGGTGTCTACGCCTGTTCCGAATTCACAATTACATTCGATGACGACCGCACGGGACTGGAAGTGGTGTCGTTCAGACTGGACGAGGATGGCGTCTGGCGCTTCGTCGGAAACCACATCGAGTTCCGCGAAGAGCCGAGGCCTGGCTGA
- a CDS encoding PH domain-containing protein, producing the protein MRNPAGSISQQHVDRNSRAGAPGAQVVTLVPPEGEALLNARRSAVARAEQITHGRGSRDHVVEIGDRSTQAASDSFRPDQGGSLLAGEVLTLRMGKRCAWRLAAMGAVVIIAICALGSKAPAILTLVVAIYLGIAWVDGVGHRVRIGIGGVTALSILGNSRRLHWSDVRAVSFPRGEIVIHGEGSCRVRVPATFDGHRAAIRLLRIRLPRAALNQSRIGLETHYLCQWDDSEW; encoded by the coding sequence ATGAGAAATCCTGCTGGTTCCATCAGCCAACAGCACGTCGATCGCAATTCCAGGGCCGGCGCCCCCGGTGCCCAGGTGGTAACGCTCGTGCCGCCCGAAGGGGAGGCTCTGCTCAATGCGAGAAGGTCAGCGGTCGCCCGCGCCGAGCAGATCACACACGGCCGCGGCTCCCGTGACCACGTTGTCGAGATCGGTGACAGGTCAACGCAAGCTGCCAGTGACTCGTTCCGGCCGGACCAGGGCGGCAGCCTGCTGGCGGGCGAAGTGCTGACCCTGCGCATGGGCAAACGATGCGCCTGGCGACTGGCCGCGATGGGCGCCGTGGTGATCATCGCGATCTGCGCCCTTGGCTCGAAGGCTCCCGCGATCCTCACCCTGGTCGTTGCGATCTATCTGGGCATCGCCTGGGTGGACGGCGTCGGCCACCGTGTCCGCATCGGAATCGGAGGCGTCACTGCGCTGAGCATCCTCGGAAATTCGCGGCGCCTGCACTGGTCCGATGTCAGGGCGGTGTCATTCCCGCGCGGGGAAATCGTCATTCATGGTGAGGGTTCGTGCCGGGTACGCGTGCCGGCCACGTTCGACGGCCACCGTGCAGCCATCCGCCTGCTGCGCATCCGCTTGCCGCGCGCAGCCTTGAACCAGAGCCGCATCGGCCTGGAGACCCACTACCTGTGTCAGTGGGATGACAGCGAATGGTGA
- a CDS encoding alpha/beta fold hydrolase → MQSITTKDGTEISYKDWGTGQPIVFHHGWPLSGDDWDGQMLFFLEQGYRVIAHDRRGHGRSSQTATGNDMDTYAADVAELVAHLDLRDAIHVGHSTGGGEATRYVARHGAGRVAKLVLIGAVPPIMVKTDANPDGLPREVLDGIRKDMAANRAGYYWDFPVPFYGYNRPGTPLSEPVRANWWRQAMMGGAKAQYDCIAAFSETDFTDDLKSIEVPTLVMHGDDDQIVPIGISAMLSSKLLRNATLKVYKGYPHGMCTTHGEEINRDLLAFFRS, encoded by the coding sequence ATGCAATCGATCACCACGAAAGACGGCACCGAGATCTCCTACAAGGACTGGGGAACCGGTCAACCGATCGTCTTCCATCACGGCTGGCCGTTGAGCGGCGACGACTGGGACGGACAGATGCTGTTCTTCCTCGAACAGGGCTATCGCGTCATCGCTCACGACCGCCGTGGTCACGGCCGTTCGAGCCAGACGGCCACCGGCAACGACATGGACACCTATGCCGCCGATGTCGCCGAACTGGTCGCGCACCTGGACCTGCGCGATGCCATCCACGTCGGCCACTCCACCGGCGGTGGCGAAGCCACGCGCTACGTCGCCCGCCACGGCGCAGGTCGCGTCGCCAAACTGGTGCTGATCGGTGCGGTGCCGCCGATCATGGTCAAGACCGACGCCAACCCGGACGGCCTGCCACGCGAAGTGCTCGACGGCATCCGCAAGGACATGGCCGCCAATCGCGCCGGCTACTACTGGGACTTCCCGGTGCCGTTCTACGGCTACAACCGCCCGGGCACCCCGCTCTCCGAACCGGTCCGCGCCAACTGGTGGCGCCAGGCCATGATGGGCGGCGCCAAGGCGCAGTACGACTGCATCGCGGCCTTCTCCGAAACCGACTTCACCGACGACCTCAAGAGCATCGAGGTGCCGACGCTGGTGATGCACGGCGACGACGACCAGATCGTGCCGATCGGCATCTCGGCGATGCTCTCGTCCAAGTTGCTGCGCAACGCCACGCTGAAGGTCTACAAGGGCTATCCGCACGGCATGTGCACGACCCATGGCGAGGAGATCAACCGCGACCTGCTGGCGTTCTTCCGCAGCTGA
- a CDS encoding HD domain-containing protein: protein MANSGTEAVTTSNRTTATANAPSPLPTRLVAGVPVPDTALVTRAIEFARAHCDPYLFNHVMRSWLFAACIAQNKGEPYDAEVLAVSALLHDIGLTPLASGALRFEVEGANTARAFVRELGVDERRSQLVWDSIALNSTPSICLHKEAEAALCVLGVALDWGGWGFDSLPAEQIARIVAEFPRLQMKQRFTQAVCGICERHPEITYDNFARDFGERFVPGYRAPSMVDALQGAPFEE, encoded by the coding sequence ATGGCCAACAGCGGAACCGAAGCCGTGACGACGTCGAATCGCACCACCGCAACCGCGAACGCGCCCTCGCCATTGCCAACTCGCCTGGTCGCGGGTGTTCCGGTGCCGGACACCGCGCTGGTCACTCGCGCCATCGAGTTCGCCCGCGCGCATTGCGATCCGTACCTGTTCAACCACGTCATGCGCTCGTGGTTGTTCGCCGCCTGCATCGCGCAGAACAAGGGCGAGCCGTACGACGCCGAAGTCCTGGCGGTGTCGGCGCTGTTGCACGACATCGGACTGACGCCGCTGGCCAGCGGTGCGCTGCGCTTTGAAGTGGAAGGGGCGAACACGGCGCGGGCCTTCGTTCGCGAGCTCGGTGTCGACGAGCGCCGCTCCCAGCTGGTCTGGGACAGCATCGCGCTCAACTCCACGCCGTCCATCTGCCTGCACAAGGAGGCCGAAGCCGCGCTGTGCGTGCTGGGCGTGGCGCTGGACTGGGGCGGGTGGGGCTTCGACAGCCTCCCGGCCGAACAGATCGCGCGGATCGTCGCGGAGTTTCCGCGGCTGCAGATGAAGCAGCGCTTCACCCAGGCCGTTTGCGGCATCTGCGAACGGCACCCGGAAATCACCTACGACAACTTCGCCCGCGACTTCGGCGAGCGCTTCGTACCAGGCTACCGCGCGCCGTCGATGGTCGACGCGCTGCAAGGTGCTCCGTTCGAAGAGTAG
- a CDS encoding RNA polymerase sigma-70 factor, protein MQDATDIFTRLRPRLLGVAYRMLGSLAEAEDIVQDVWLGWNDADPADISDPEAWLITTTTRRSIDRLRKARTEREHYSGIWLPEPVLTEGPTTPEEIQEASSDLSIAFLTVLERLSPEARAAFLLREVFDADYSDIAATLDKSEAAVRQIVHRAKTQLREERPRYMVSAEAHQRLMRRFAEAWSKADFQGMKEMMADSATLVGDGGGIVTTFPEPVVGGQRIAQLLFAASVRGKDALEIRLTTINGRLGVLRYIDGHLESAQSFDTDGEHITQVYVQRNPEKLRRIAANQPSKLS, encoded by the coding sequence ATGCAAGACGCCACCGACATCTTCACTCGATTGCGGCCACGCCTGCTTGGCGTGGCCTATCGCATGCTCGGCTCACTGGCTGAAGCCGAAGACATCGTCCAGGACGTCTGGCTGGGCTGGAACGACGCCGACCCTGCCGACATCAGCGACCCCGAAGCCTGGTTGATCACCACCACGACGCGGCGCTCGATCGACCGCCTGCGCAAGGCGCGCACCGAGCGCGAGCACTACTCCGGGATCTGGTTGCCCGAGCCGGTACTCACCGAGGGTCCGACCACGCCCGAAGAGATCCAGGAGGCCTCGAGCGACCTGTCGATCGCGTTCCTCACCGTGCTGGAGCGACTGTCGCCGGAAGCCCGCGCCGCATTCCTGCTGCGCGAGGTGTTCGATGCCGACTACAGCGACATCGCCGCGACGCTCGACAAGAGCGAGGCGGCGGTCCGCCAGATCGTGCATCGCGCCAAGACGCAGCTGCGCGAGGAGCGTCCGCGTTACATGGTGTCGGCCGAAGCCCACCAGCGCCTGATGCGGCGCTTCGCCGAAGCGTGGAGCAAGGCCGACTTCCAGGGCATGAAGGAGATGATGGCCGATTCGGCGACCCTGGTTGGTGACGGCGGCGGTATCGTCACCACCTTCCCCGAACCGGTGGTCGGCGGGCAACGCATCGCGCAGCTGCTGTTCGCCGCGTCGGTGCGCGGCAAGGATGCGCTGGAGATCCGCCTCACCACCATCAATGGCCGGCTCGGCGTGCTGCGCTATATCGATGGCCACCTGGAGTCGGCGCAGTCGTTCGATACCGATGGCGAGCACATCACCCAGGTCTACGTGCAGCGTAATCCGGAGAAGCTCCGACGGATCGCCGCCAACCAGCCATCGAAGCTGAGTTAG
- a CDS encoding cupin domain-containing protein, with product MRIPHCLSVAALLFSGSVGAHGLQGNDAPPPVVTPVMTQALPEYPGKEMLMITVEYPPGGADPVHRHDAHGFVYVLEGSVVMGVKGGKEVTLMPGQAFHEGPADVHTVGRNASKDKPAKFVVFLLKDAGKPALIPVP from the coding sequence ATGCGCATTCCCCATTGTCTGAGCGTGGCCGCACTGCTGTTCTCGGGCAGTGTCGGGGCCCATGGCCTGCAAGGTAACGACGCTCCTCCCCCCGTCGTCACGCCGGTCATGACCCAGGCACTGCCCGAGTACCCCGGCAAGGAAATGCTGATGATCACCGTGGAGTACCCGCCCGGTGGCGCCGACCCGGTCCATCGCCACGATGCGCACGGATTCGTCTACGTGCTTGAAGGCTCGGTCGTGATGGGCGTGAAGGGCGGCAAGGAAGTCACGCTGATGCCCGGGCAGGCCTTCCACGAGGGGCCGGCGGACGTGCACACGGTCGGACGCAACGCCAGCAAGGACAAGCCCGCCAAGTTCGTGGTGTTCCTGCTCAAGGATGCGGGCAAGCCGGCGCTGATTCCGGTTCCCTGA
- a CDS encoding cupin domain-containing protein, translating into MRIHHSLALTALLLSGTALAGTALAQDKHAGHAAPAPVVKPILTKALPEYPGKEGLILTVDYPPGGSSPLHHHDAHAFVYVIEGSVVMAVQGGKEVTLTAGQSWSESPGDIHTVSRNASNDKPARFVVFMLKDVGKPAVIPGS; encoded by the coding sequence ATGCGCATTCACCATTCCCTGGCGCTGACCGCGCTGCTGCTGTCAGGCACGGCCCTTGCCGGCACGGCCCTGGCCCAGGACAAGCACGCCGGCCACGCCGCGCCGGCCCCGGTGGTCAAACCAATCCTGACCAAGGCCCTGCCCGAGTATCCGGGCAAGGAAGGGCTGATCCTCACGGTCGACTATCCGCCGGGCGGCTCCTCGCCGCTCCACCACCACGATGCCCACGCGTTCGTCTACGTGATCGAAGGCTCCGTGGTGATGGCCGTGCAGGGCGGAAAGGAAGTCACCCTGACGGCCGGACAGAGCTGGAGCGAATCGCCCGGCGACATCCACACCGTCAGCCGCAATGCCAGCAACGACAAGCCCGCCAGGTTCGTCGTGTTCATGCTCAAGGACGTCGGCAAGCCGGCGGTGATCCCCGGTTCCTGA
- a CDS encoding carboxymuconolactone decarboxylase family protein, which produces MSQRLDYQKQSPELFKKFVEFSMLTSKSTIEQSIHDLVNIRASQLNGCAFCLDMHIKEATIHGERPLRLHHVATWRESQLFAPRERAALAWTEAVTQLSPLGVPDDIYERVRTQFSEKEIVDLTYDVMAINAWNRINVAFRAEPGTADKAFGLDKAGLS; this is translated from the coding sequence GTGAGCCAACGCCTCGACTACCAGAAGCAATCCCCCGAACTTTTCAAGAAATTCGTCGAATTCAGCATGTTGACGTCCAAATCGACGATCGAGCAGTCGATCCACGACCTGGTCAACATCCGCGCCTCGCAGCTCAACGGCTGCGCGTTCTGCCTCGACATGCACATCAAGGAGGCCACCATCCACGGCGAGCGTCCGCTGCGCCTGCATCACGTGGCCACCTGGCGCGAGTCGCAATTGTTTGCACCGCGTGAACGCGCCGCGCTGGCCTGGACCGAAGCCGTGACCCAGCTGTCGCCGCTCGGCGTGCCCGACGACATCTACGAGCGCGTGCGCACGCAGTTCTCGGAGAAGGAAATCGTCGACCTGACCTACGACGTGATGGCCATCAACGCCTGGAACCGGATCAACGTCGCCTTCCGCGCCGAGCCGGGCACCGCCGACAAGGCCTTCGGCCTCGATAAGGCTGGCCTTTCCTGA
- a CDS encoding sigma factor-like helix-turn-helix DNA-binding protein, whose translation MPTKADRVWSEFMVVLDAMAPDTRAAYLLHEVFEASYEEIAWLIGEPADLCRAHVECAREHALAHMQPLTEKEAPSK comes from the coding sequence ATGCCTACCAAGGCTGATCGGGTCTGGTCCGAATTCATGGTCGTGCTGGACGCAATGGCGCCGGATACCCGCGCCGCGTACCTGCTGCATGAAGTATTCGAGGCCAGCTACGAGGAGATCGCATGGCTGATCGGAGAACCGGCAGACCTCTGCCGGGCCCATGTCGAGTGCGCCCGCGAACACGCGCTGGCGCACATGCAGCCATTGACCGAAAAAGAGGCGCCATCGAAATGA
- a CDS encoding LysR family transcriptional regulator: MSSTFSASYAGVVAFITVATEGSFARAADRLGVGRSAVSRSVQKLESQLGARLFSRTTRSTTLTAEGELFYENCRPGVDRIMQALEEMRDLRDGPPRGQLRISATHGFGRKVIAPLMSEFHMRYPGIGIELLLDERTPDLAVDRVDVAFREGRLDDSQVIAKQLIPMQMLVCASPDYARRHGLPTTVEELDAHACINRRMPNGRLRSWDFKVDGHPRSVTPQADIVLNDDDLMLHALLSGQGLAQLPAFEVRDELRKGTLVTCLAQFAPDDRGHYLCYLSRRQLPKRIRAFIDFITTQVRALDLDCATTPPRLHADADAAPAAGAAAERAPPGDLLRDNVAVARA, encoded by the coding sequence TTGTCGTCCACCTTCTCGGCGAGCTATGCCGGCGTGGTGGCCTTCATCACCGTTGCCACCGAAGGCAGCTTCGCGCGGGCGGCCGACCGCCTCGGCGTGGGGCGCTCGGCCGTCAGCCGCAGCGTGCAGAAGCTGGAGAGCCAGCTGGGCGCGCGCCTGTTCTCGCGCACGACGCGCTCGACCACGCTCACCGCCGAAGGCGAACTGTTCTACGAGAACTGCCGCCCCGGCGTCGATCGCATCATGCAGGCGCTGGAAGAGATGCGCGACCTGCGCGACGGTCCGCCGCGCGGGCAGCTGCGGATCAGTGCCACGCACGGATTCGGCCGCAAGGTCATCGCGCCGCTGATGAGCGAGTTCCACATGCGCTATCCCGGCATCGGCATCGAACTGCTGCTCGACGAGCGAACCCCGGACCTTGCCGTGGACCGCGTCGATGTCGCCTTCCGCGAAGGACGCCTGGACGACAGCCAGGTCATCGCCAAGCAGCTCATCCCGATGCAGATGCTCGTATGCGCCTCGCCCGACTATGCGCGCAGGCATGGGCTGCCGACGACGGTCGAGGAGCTGGACGCGCACGCGTGCATCAACCGGCGGATGCCGAACGGACGCCTGCGCAGCTGGGATTTCAAGGTCGACGGTCACCCGCGCAGCGTCACGCCGCAGGCCGACATCGTGCTCAACGATGATGACCTGATGCTGCACGCGCTGCTCAGCGGCCAGGGCTTGGCACAGCTGCCCGCCTTCGAGGTCCGCGACGAGCTGCGCAAGGGCACGCTGGTGACCTGCCTGGCCCAGTTCGCACCGGATGATCGCGGCCATTACCTGTGCTATCTGAGCCGGCGCCAGCTGCCCAAGCGCATCCGCGCCTTCATCGACTTCATCACGACCCAGGTGCGCGCACTGGACCTGGACTGCGCCACCACGCCGCCACGGCTCCACGCCGACGCCGACGCCGCGCCCGCAGCGGGTGCGGCGGCAGAGCGCGCGCCGCCTGGCGACCTGCTGCGCGACAACGTCGCCGTCGCACGTGCCTGA
- a CDS encoding Ohr family peroxiredoxin: MSQLKPPPVSLLDKYYGEDAQTIYTGRVRVTGGEAAHGRASGVVCSDDGALQVSLRLPVELDGPGGGTNPEQLLAAGYGACFHGVLKLLAIRAGVELTDATVDTAVTFARDPVDGLFLLSAEIRVALPGVERALAAELVRNAERICPYAKMFRDGIDHVVALACENESSRAGDAD, translated from the coding sequence ATGAGCCAGCTGAAGCCACCACCGGTAAGCCTGCTAGACAAGTACTACGGAGAAGACGCGCAGACCATCTACACAGGGCGCGTACGGGTCACCGGTGGCGAAGCGGCGCATGGCCGCGCGTCGGGCGTGGTCTGCTCCGATGACGGCGCGCTGCAGGTCAGTCTGCGCCTGCCGGTGGAGCTCGATGGTCCTGGTGGCGGAACCAACCCGGAACAGCTGCTGGCGGCCGGTTACGGCGCCTGCTTCCACGGCGTGCTCAAGCTGCTGGCGATACGGGCGGGAGTGGAGCTCACCGACGCGACGGTGGATACCGCGGTGACATTCGCACGCGATCCGGTGGACGGGTTGTTCCTGCTGTCGGCGGAGATCCGCGTCGCCCTCCCCGGTGTCGAGCGCGCGCTCGCCGCCGAGCTGGTCCGCAACGCCGAACGCATCTGCCCCTACGCAAAGATGTTCAGGGATGGCATCGATCACGTCGTGGCGCTTGCTTGTGAAAACGAGTCGTCGCGCGCCGGCGACGCCGACTGA
- a CDS encoding cytochrome b, translating into MKIVRIYPKNPLLAWVEDRLPVISFVAAHTSRYQAPWNFNIWYLFGGLAAVTLVNQLVTGIFLAMHFKPSAAEAFSSVEYIMRDVEWGWLIRYMHSTGASLFFVVVYLHMFRALLYGSYKRPRELVWILGMLIYVVLMAEAFMGYVLPWGQMSFWGAKVIISLFGAIPVVGESLQQWVMGDYVPADATLNRFFSLHVVALPIILLLLVTVHILALHEVGSNNPDGIDIHDRIGPDGTPLDGIPFHPYYTVEDLLSTVVFILVAAFLIFFVPTVGGLFLEHDNFTEANPLVTPEHIKPVWYFTPYYAMLRVIPHKLSGVIVMGLAIFVLFLMPWLDRGKVRSIRYRGGAYKLALGLFAVAFVVLGFIGIGAMAQLLPRLLGDGIDVNAIENWIGRVLVAIYFGFFAFTWVYTRFGFERTRPLPERLT; encoded by the coding sequence TTGAAGATCGTCCGCATCTACCCGAAGAACCCGTTGCTGGCCTGGGTCGAGGACCGCTTGCCGGTCATCTCGTTCGTCGCCGCCCATACCAGCCGCTACCAGGCGCCGTGGAACTTCAACATCTGGTACCTGTTCGGCGGGCTGGCGGCGGTGACGCTGGTCAACCAGCTGGTGACGGGCATCTTCCTGGCGATGCACTTCAAGCCATCGGCGGCCGAGGCGTTCTCGTCGGTCGAATACATCATGCGCGACGTGGAGTGGGGCTGGCTGATCCGCTACATGCATTCCACCGGCGCCTCGCTGTTCTTCGTGGTCGTCTACCTGCACATGTTCCGCGCGCTGCTGTACGGATCGTACAAACGACCGCGCGAGCTGGTGTGGATCCTGGGCATGCTGATCTACGTGGTGCTGATGGCCGAAGCCTTCATGGGCTACGTGCTGCCATGGGGCCAGATGTCGTTCTGGGGCGCCAAGGTGATCATCTCGCTGTTTGGCGCGATCCCGGTGGTGGGCGAAAGTCTGCAGCAGTGGGTGATGGGCGACTACGTGCCGGCCGACGCCACGCTCAACCGCTTCTTCTCGCTGCACGTGGTGGCCTTGCCGATCATCCTGCTGCTGCTGGTCACCGTGCATATCCTGGCGCTTCACGAGGTCGGTTCCAACAATCCCGACGGCATCGACATCCACGACAGGATCGGACCGGACGGAACGCCGCTGGACGGCATCCCGTTCCATCCCTACTACACGGTCGAGGACCTGCTGAGCACGGTGGTGTTCATCCTGGTCGCCGCATTCCTGATCTTCTTCGTGCCGACCGTCGGCGGCCTGTTCCTCGAGCACGACAACTTCACCGAAGCCAACCCGCTGGTAACGCCCGAGCACATCAAGCCGGTGTGGTACTTCACCCCGTACTACGCGATGTTGCGCGTCATCCCGCACAAGCTCAGCGGCGTGATCGTGATGGGCCTGGCGATCTTCGTGCTGTTCCTGATGCCGTGGCTGGATCGCGGCAAGGTCCGCTCGATCCGCTACCGCGGAGGTGCCTACAAGCTCGCGCTCGGGCTGTTCGCCGTCGCCTTCGTGGTGCTGGGCTTCATCGGCATCGGTGCGATGGCGCAGCTGCTGCCGCGCCTGCTCGGCGACGGCATCGACGTCAATGCCATCGAGAACTGGATCGGCCGCGTGCTGGTGGCCATCTATTTCGGATTCTTCGCATTTACCTGGGTGTACACCCGGTTCGGCTTCGAGCGGACCCGTCCGCTGCCGGAACGGCTGACGTAG
- a CDS encoding SDR family oxidoreductase, with protein sequence MKIVVIGGTGLIGTKLCNNLRELGHEAIAAAPNTGVNTITGEGLKEALQGADVVVDVANSPSFEEKAVLEFFETSGRNLLAAEAAAGVKHHVALSVVGSDRKPGNAYFRAKLAQEKLIRDSGMPYSILRATQFFEFLNAIAHDGAKDQAIHISTAAFQPLAATDVAAALTKVTLAEAKNQVVEVAGPDRRPMVDFVKEYLKFYKESREVVADANAEYFGVAIDDGSLTPGENPMLGSIRFEQWLETSPPPPQR encoded by the coding sequence ATGAAGATCGTAGTCATCGGCGGCACCGGCCTGATCGGCACCAAGCTGTGCAACAACCTGCGCGAGCTCGGCCACGAAGCCATTGCCGCGGCGCCCAACACCGGCGTCAACACCATCACCGGCGAAGGCCTCAAGGAAGCGCTGCAGGGCGCCGACGTCGTCGTCGACGTGGCCAACTCGCCGTCGTTCGAAGAGAAAGCGGTGCTGGAGTTCTTCGAAACCTCCGGCCGCAACCTGCTCGCGGCCGAGGCGGCGGCGGGCGTCAAGCATCACGTCGCGCTGTCGGTGGTCGGCAGTGACCGCAAGCCGGGCAATGCCTACTTCCGCGCCAAGCTGGCGCAGGAAAAGCTGATCCGCGATTCGGGGATGCCGTACTCGATCCTCCGCGCCACGCAGTTCTTCGAGTTCCTCAATGCCATCGCCCACGATGGCGCCAAGGACCAGGCGATCCACATCTCCACCGCCGCGTTCCAGCCGTTGGCTGCAACCGACGTAGCCGCGGCGCTGACCAAGGTGACCCTGGCTGAAGCGAAGAACCAGGTGGTCGAAGTGGCCGGGCCCGATCGCAGGCCGATGGTCGACTTCGTCAAGGAGTACCTGAAGTTCTACAAGGAATCGCGCGAAGTGGTCGCCGATGCCAACGCGGAGTACTTCGGTGTGGCCATCGATGACGGCTCGCTGACACCGGGTGAGAACCCGATGCTCGGTTCGATCCGTTTCGAGCAGTGGCTGGAGACCTCGCCGCCGCCCCCGCAGCGCTGA